The proteins below come from a single Chitinophaga pinensis DSM 2588 genomic window:
- a CDS encoding DegT/DnrJ/EryC1/StrS family aminotransferase, with amino-acid sequence MVPIQMVDLKRQYLKIKPQVDAAMTEVLENAAFINGAPVQQFTNALQSYLGVKHVIPCANGTDALQIAMMALDLAPGDEVITPSFTFIATAEVIALLRLKPVFVDVDPKTFCLDPEQVEKAITPKTKAIVPVHLYGHATDMEPLMAISGKYNIPVIEDNAQAIGGHYTFADGSKKMLGAIGQIGCTSFFPSKNLGCYGDGGALFTNDDALAAKIRMVANHGQSARYYHDVVGVNSRLDTLQAVVLNIKLPLLDEYIKARRAVADAYDAGFAGIPEITTPFRASNSYHVYHQYTLQLNGADRYALQQYLQEKGVPAMIYYPVPAHRQKMFEDFGGAAFNLPVTDDLTSKVISLPIHTEMDADQLQYIIDSVKSFLNQNSK; translated from the coding sequence ATGGTTCCTATTCAAATGGTGGATTTAAAACGCCAATACTTGAAAATAAAGCCGCAGGTTGACGCTGCGATGACCGAAGTGCTGGAAAATGCTGCTTTTATCAATGGCGCACCTGTACAACAATTCACCAATGCACTGCAGAGTTACCTCGGTGTTAAACATGTGATTCCTTGTGCCAATGGTACCGACGCTCTGCAAATTGCGATGATGGCATTAGATCTGGCTCCCGGTGATGAAGTGATTACTCCTTCCTTTACGTTTATCGCGACAGCAGAGGTGATTGCATTGTTACGTCTGAAACCTGTGTTTGTAGATGTAGATCCAAAGACGTTCTGTCTTGATCCTGAGCAGGTAGAGAAAGCGATCACCCCTAAAACAAAGGCGATCGTTCCGGTGCACCTGTACGGCCATGCGACTGATATGGAACCGCTCATGGCAATCTCCGGAAAATATAATATTCCTGTTATTGAAGACAATGCGCAAGCTATCGGTGGTCATTATACCTTCGCTGATGGCAGCAAAAAGATGTTGGGAGCCATCGGCCAGATAGGCTGTACTTCCTTCTTCCCTTCCAAGAACCTGGGATGTTACGGAGATGGCGGGGCACTCTTCACCAATGACGATGCGCTGGCTGCTAAAATCAGAATGGTTGCCAACCACGGACAATCAGCACGTTACTATCATGATGTAGTAGGTGTAAACTCCCGTCTCGATACCTTACAGGCAGTGGTCCTCAATATCAAATTGCCGCTACTGGACGAATATATCAAAGCCCGCCGTGCGGTGGCTGATGCATATGATGCCGGATTTGCCGGTATCCCTGAAATCACTACTCCATTCAGAGCGAGCAACAGTTATCATGTGTATCATCAATATACCCTGCAACTGAATGGTGCAGATCGTTACGCGTTACAACAATACCTCCAGGAAAAAGGGGTTCCTGCGATGATTTACTACCCTGTACCAGCACACCGCCAGAAAATGTTCGAGGACTTCGGCGGAGCTGCCTTCAATCTTCCTGTTACAGATGACCTGACTTCTAAGGTCATTTCCTTACCAATACATACTGAAATGGATGCAGATCAGCTCCAATACATCATCGATTCAGTTAAATCATTCTTAAATCAAAACTCCAAATGA
- a CDS encoding UDP-glucuronic acid decarboxylase family protein has protein sequence MKRVLITGAAGFLGSHLCDRFIAEGYRVVGMDNLLTGNIKNIEHLFPLPEFEYYHHDVSKFVHVPGDLDYILHFASPASPIDYLKMPIQTLKVGSLGTHNLLGLAKEKKARILVASTSEVYGDPNVHPQPEEYWGNVNPVGPRGVYDEAKRFMESITMAYHNFHNVDTRIIRIFNTYGPRMRLNDGRALPAFMSQALTGQDLTVFGDGSQTRSFCYVSDLVDGIYRLLLSDYHLPVNIGNPSEITLLEFAEEILALTNSKQKIVFQPLPKDDPKQRKPDITKAQELLGWAPKVDRKEGLKVTYEYFKEALNK, from the coding sequence ATGAAAAGAGTTCTGATTACCGGCGCAGCCGGCTTCCTGGGTTCACACCTCTGTGATCGTTTCATCGCCGAAGGATATCGGGTAGTGGGAATGGATAATCTCCTGACCGGCAATATCAAAAACATAGAACATCTCTTTCCTTTACCGGAATTTGAATACTATCACCATGATGTAAGCAAATTTGTACACGTACCAGGCGACCTGGATTACATCTTACATTTTGCATCACCGGCAAGTCCGATCGACTATCTGAAAATGCCTATCCAGACATTAAAGGTAGGTTCACTCGGTACACACAATCTGCTGGGTCTTGCCAAAGAAAAAAAGGCACGCATCCTGGTGGCATCCACTTCTGAAGTGTATGGCGACCCTAACGTACATCCGCAGCCGGAAGAGTACTGGGGTAACGTAAACCCGGTTGGTCCGCGTGGTGTATATGACGAAGCAAAACGCTTCATGGAGTCTATCACCATGGCATATCATAACTTCCATAATGTTGATACCAGGATCATCAGGATCTTCAACACTTATGGTCCGCGTATGCGACTCAACGACGGTCGTGCATTACCTGCATTTATGAGCCAGGCGCTGACGGGTCAGGATCTGACCGTTTTTGGCGATGGTTCTCAAACCCGTTCATTCTGTTATGTATCTGACCTGGTAGACGGCATTTACCGCTTATTACTGAGCGACTACCACCTGCCGGTGAATATCGGTAACCCTTCGGAGATCACCCTGCTGGAATTTGCAGAAGAAATTCTCGCACTGACCAACAGCAAGCAGAAGATCGTATTCCAACCGCTTCCAAAAGATGATCCGAAGCAGCGAAAACCAGATATCACCAAGGCACAGGAACTGCTAGGATGGGCGCCGAAAGTAGATAGGAAAGAAGGACTGAAGGTGACTTATGAATACTTCAAAGAAGCATTAAATAAATAA
- a CDS encoding UDP-glucose dehydrogenase family protein, producing MKITVVGTGYVGLVTGTCFAETGNDVTCVDIDVNKVNKLSNGQITIYEPGLEKLFERNLKEGRLHFTTSLAEGVAHGDVIFLALPTPPGEDGSADLSYILRVADDMGKIITDYKVIIDKSTVPVGTAELVHAAIAKNCSHPFDVVSNPEFLREGVAVDDFMKPDRVVIGTRSERARKVMGDLFAPFVRQGNPILFMDEKSAELTKYAANSFLATKISFMNEIAILCEKLGADVDMVRRGVGSDDRIGKRFLFPGIGYGGSCFPKDVQALVKSSEDADYDFKILNAVMDVNERQKLFLMPKISAWFNNDLKGKHFALWGLAFKPNTDDIREAPALYMIDALVAAGATVSVFDPEASSNVERLIGNKVTYATNQYDCLVNADALIIATEWSVFRTPDFDKIGSTLKNKVIFDGRNLFDVFRMEELGYHYESVGRAATNN from the coding sequence ATGAAAATTACAGTAGTAGGCACAGGTTACGTGGGACTAGTGACCGGCACTTGTTTTGCAGAAACGGGCAATGACGTTACCTGCGTTGACATCGACGTGAACAAGGTCAATAAACTTTCCAACGGACAGATCACCATTTACGAACCAGGACTCGAAAAACTGTTCGAACGTAACCTGAAGGAAGGACGTTTACACTTCACAACAAGTCTCGCGGAGGGTGTCGCCCACGGAGATGTTATATTCCTTGCCTTGCCTACTCCTCCGGGAGAAGACGGATCTGCTGATCTGTCCTACATTTTACGTGTAGCGGATGATATGGGTAAAATCATCACTGATTATAAAGTGATCATCGATAAAAGTACCGTACCGGTAGGTACCGCTGAACTGGTACATGCGGCGATCGCAAAGAACTGTTCTCATCCTTTTGACGTAGTTTCCAATCCGGAATTCCTGCGTGAAGGTGTGGCAGTAGACGACTTTATGAAACCTGACCGTGTTGTGATCGGTACGCGCTCTGAAAGAGCGCGTAAAGTAATGGGCGACCTGTTTGCTCCATTTGTACGTCAGGGTAATCCGATCCTGTTCATGGATGAAAAATCTGCTGAACTGACCAAATACGCAGCGAACTCATTCCTCGCTACCAAGATCTCTTTCATGAACGAAATAGCGATCCTGTGTGAGAAACTCGGCGCTGACGTTGACATGGTACGCAGAGGCGTAGGTAGTGACGACAGGATCGGTAAACGCTTCCTGTTCCCTGGTATCGGTTATGGCGGCAGCTGCTTCCCTAAAGACGTACAGGCACTGGTGAAATCATCAGAAGATGCAGACTACGATTTCAAAATACTGAATGCAGTGATGGACGTGAATGAGCGCCAGAAACTGTTCCTCATGCCGAAAATCAGCGCATGGTTTAACAATGACCTGAAAGGCAAACATTTCGCACTGTGGGGACTGGCATTCAAACCTAATACAGACGATATCCGTGAAGCACCGGCGTTATATATGATCGACGCACTCGTGGCTGCCGGAGCAACCGTTTCTGTATTTGATCCGGAAGCAAGCAGCAACGTTGAACGCCTGATCGGTAATAAAGTAACTTATGCAACTAACCAGTACGATTGCCTGGTGAATGCAGATGCACTGATTATTGCCACAGAATGGAGCGTGTTCAGAACACCTGATTTCGATAAAATCGGCAGTACGCTGAAAAACAAGGTCATATTCGACGGAAGAAACCTGTTTGATGTATTCAGGATGGAAGAACTTGGCTACCATTATGAAAGCGTAGGACGCGCGGCTACAAACAATTAA
- the rfbB gene encoding dTDP-glucose 4,6-dehydratase gives MHNTILITGGAGFIGSHVVRLFVNKYPHYQIVNLDALTYAGNLENLKDIKDKSNYTFVKGDITDEAFIDELFTTYSFDGVIHLAAESHVDRSIMDPLAFIKTNVLGTATLLNAARKYWKDNYEGKLFYHVSTDEVYGSLGDEGFFTEETAYDPRSPYSASKASSDHFVMAYYHTYHLPAIISNCSNNYGSHHFPEKLIPLAIHNIKNNKPVPVYGKGENVRDWLFVEDHARAIDTIFHNGRLGETYNIGGFNEWKNIDLINLLCIVMDKKLGRAPGTSAQLITFVKDRAGHDLRYAIDATKLNKELGWAPSLQFEEGLEKTVEWYLTNEEWLDHVTSGAYQEYYSDQYQKR, from the coding sequence ATGCACAACACCATACTCATCACCGGTGGCGCTGGTTTTATAGGCTCCCATGTCGTGAGATTATTTGTGAATAAGTACCCTCATTATCAGATTGTCAATCTGGATGCGCTGACTTATGCAGGCAATCTTGAAAACCTCAAAGATATTAAGGACAAGTCCAATTATACCTTTGTGAAAGGTGATATTACGGATGAAGCATTCATAGATGAACTGTTTACAACCTACTCTTTTGATGGCGTAATCCATCTGGCAGCAGAAAGCCACGTGGACAGGTCTATCATGGACCCGCTGGCATTCATCAAAACTAACGTATTGGGTACCGCTACCCTGCTGAATGCAGCCCGCAAATACTGGAAAGACAATTACGAAGGGAAACTGTTCTACCATGTATCTACAGATGAAGTATATGGCAGTCTGGGCGACGAAGGTTTCTTTACCGAGGAAACCGCTTATGATCCCCGCTCTCCGTATTCTGCATCCAAAGCAAGCTCCGATCACTTCGTGATGGCATATTATCACACGTATCACCTGCCTGCGATCATCTCCAACTGCTCCAACAACTACGGATCACACCATTTCCCGGAAAAGTTAATTCCGCTGGCGATCCACAATATCAAAAATAACAAGCCGGTACCTGTATATGGTAAAGGTGAGAATGTACGCGACTGGCTGTTTGTAGAAGACCACGCCCGGGCTATCGACACGATTTTCCATAATGGCCGCTTGGGCGAAACCTATAACATCGGTGGTTTCAATGAATGGAAAAACATCGATCTGATTAACCTGCTGTGCATTGTCATGGATAAAAAACTGGGCCGTGCTCCGGGTACCTCCGCACAACTGATCACTTTTGTGAAAGACCGCGCAGGACACGATCTCCGTTACGCCATTGACGCTACCAAACTCAATAAAGAACTGGGCTGGGCGCCTTCCCTTCAGTTTGAAGAAGGCCTGGAAAAAACCGTTGAATGGTACCTTACCAACGAAGAATGGCTCGACCACGTCACCAGCGGCGCATACCAGGAATATTACAGTGACCAGTATCAAAAGAGATAA
- a CDS encoding alkene reductase — MNSEKKLLTSLITPSLTFSNRVVMAPMSRRRSSNGVPGATAHIYYGQRAGAGLIIAENSAVAANGIGYLDAPGIYNEEQKAAWKKVVEEVHAANGKIFIQLVHTGRIGHPLNHENSAQLVAPSVVRAAGEMRVPGDLHLSIPAPLELSTAETQETVQAFVKAALNAIEVGFDGVEVHGAHGFLIEQFLHPHTNQRTDQYGGSIANRARFLLEVTQGIADAIGKERTGIRLSPFAVLNDLPAYTEELATHQHITAALEEMGILYIHLSSQPLNGQPSITADYIRDLRSHFSKLLIVAGTQTEASAEALLQAGLVDLVAFGRPFIANPDLVERFRQNQPLSPGDVDTFYQGGDKGYVDYPVWCEKADPCKV, encoded by the coding sequence ATGAACTCAGAAAAGAAACTGCTGACATCATTGATCACCCCATCCCTCACATTTTCAAACAGGGTAGTGATGGCGCCCATGAGCAGAAGACGTTCTTCTAACGGCGTACCTGGTGCAACGGCACATATTTACTACGGACAAAGAGCAGGCGCTGGTTTGATCATTGCAGAAAATAGTGCGGTAGCAGCCAATGGTATCGGGTACCTGGACGCACCGGGTATTTATAATGAAGAGCAGAAAGCAGCCTGGAAAAAGGTGGTAGAGGAAGTCCATGCAGCCAATGGTAAGATCTTTATTCAGCTGGTACATACAGGCCGTATTGGTCATCCGCTTAATCACGAAAACAGTGCGCAACTGGTAGCACCTTCTGTTGTAAGAGCAGCAGGAGAAATGCGCGTTCCCGGAGATCTACATTTATCTATACCAGCCCCCTTGGAACTCAGCACTGCTGAAACGCAGGAAACGGTACAGGCTTTTGTAAAGGCAGCTTTAAACGCGATAGAAGTAGGTTTTGATGGGGTTGAAGTACATGGTGCACATGGTTTTCTCATAGAACAGTTCCTGCATCCGCATACCAATCAGAGAACAGACCAATACGGCGGATCTATCGCTAACCGTGCGCGTTTCCTGCTGGAAGTGACGCAGGGTATTGCTGACGCAATAGGGAAGGAGCGTACAGGTATCCGTTTATCACCTTTTGCCGTACTCAATGACCTGCCTGCCTATACGGAGGAACTGGCAACTCATCAACATATTACGGCTGCGCTGGAGGAAATGGGTATTCTTTATATCCACCTGTCCAGTCAACCATTGAACGGACAGCCATCCATTACAGCAGACTATATCAGGGATCTGAGAAGTCATTTCAGTAAGCTGTTGATCGTCGCGGGTACGCAAACGGAAGCTTCTGCTGAAGCTTTACTACAGGCAGGATTGGTGGATCTGGTGGCATTTGGTCGTCCGTTTATCGCCAATCCGGACCTGGTGGAACGTTTCAGGCAAAATCAGCCTTTAAGTCCGGGAGATGTGGACACTTTTTATCAGGGAGGAGATAAGGGCTATGTGGATTATCCTGTATGGTGTGAAAAAGCAGACCCTTGTAAGGTATAA
- a CDS encoding GtrA family protein codes for MKRFILLVLDFFYQPFAKLMPLQTFRYLACGSGNTAMDILLYYVSFHFILHETPVQFSIFTISAHIAALFMAMIVTFPTGFLLSKFIVFSESNLRGRVQLVRYFMLVGICICLNYGFMKLFVEYFHIYPTISKVLTTIFVVGFSYLTQKKFTFKVKASA; via the coding sequence ATGAAAAGGTTCATTTTATTGGTGCTAGATTTTTTTTACCAGCCGTTTGCGAAGCTAATGCCGCTGCAGACCTTCCGTTACCTCGCCTGTGGCAGTGGTAATACGGCTATGGATATCCTATTGTATTACGTCAGTTTTCACTTTATACTGCACGAAACCCCGGTACAATTCAGCATCTTCACCATCAGTGCGCACATTGCCGCATTGTTTATGGCGATGATCGTGACATTCCCGACAGGGTTCCTGTTGAGCAAGTTTATCGTATTCTCAGAATCCAACCTGAGAGGACGTGTACAACTGGTAAGGTATTTCATGCTGGTAGGCATCTGCATCTGTCTGAACTACGGTTTCATGAAGTTGTTCGTAGAGTATTTTCATATCTACCCGACCATTTCTAAAGTACTGACAACCATATTCGTAGTGGGATTCAGTTACCTGACACAGAAGAAATTCACCTTCAAGGTCAAGGCAAGCGCCTGA
- a CDS encoding thymidine kinase, translated as MFIEPSLAGGRRGWIEVICGSMFSGKTEELIRRLKRARIANLKVEIFKPMIDTRYDVQHIVSHDESRIISTPLENSQQILLLAQEVDVVGIDEAQFFDGELPEVCDQLALRGIRVIVAGLDMDFLGKPFGQMPFLLAKADYITKLHAICVKCGNIANYSYRKSKDSHTVLLGETDLYEPRCRHCYYEGVE; from the coding sequence ATGTTTATTGAACCTTCTCTTGCGGGAGGGCGAAGGGGTTGGATAGAAGTGATCTGCGGCTCAATGTTTTCCGGAAAAACGGAGGAATTGATCAGAAGATTGAAACGGGCCCGGATAGCCAATTTGAAAGTGGAAATCTTTAAACCGATGATAGATACACGATATGATGTACAACATATTGTGTCTCACGATGAAAGTCGTATCATCAGCACGCCGCTGGAAAATTCACAGCAGATCCTGCTGCTCGCGCAGGAAGTAGATGTTGTGGGGATTGATGAAGCGCAGTTTTTTGATGGAGAATTGCCTGAAGTATGCGATCAACTGGCCCTGAGAGGGATCAGGGTGATCGTTGCCGGTTTGGATATGGATTTTTTGGGTAAACCATTCGGACAAATGCCCTTCCTGCTGGCCAAAGCCGACTATATTACCAAACTACACGCGATATGTGTGAAATGCGGCAATATCGCCAACTACTCTTACCGCAAAAGTAAAGACAGTCATACCGTGTTATTGGGAGAAACAGATCTCTACGAACCACGATGCCGGCACTGTTATTACGAAGGTGTTGAATAA
- the rfbC gene encoding dTDP-4-dehydrorhamnose 3,5-epimerase, whose translation MPFTETGIPDLLVYEPRVFNDNRGYFFESYSEQAFLQQGLQLKFVQDNQARSTYGVLRGLHYQQEPHAQTKLVRVLEGRIIDVAVDIRKGSPTYGKVFTIELSAENKKQLLVPKGFAHGYSVLSETAEVMYKVDNFYHKASEGGIIYNDPALNIDWGISLTDALVSEKDVILPTLENCTHNFVYNSDK comes from the coding sequence ATGCCTTTTACTGAAACAGGGATCCCTGATCTGTTAGTATATGAACCACGGGTATTCAACGATAACCGTGGCTATTTTTTTGAGAGTTACAGCGAACAGGCTTTCCTGCAACAGGGCCTGCAACTGAAATTCGTACAGGATAACCAGGCAAGGTCCACTTATGGCGTACTGAGAGGTTTACATTACCAGCAGGAGCCACATGCACAGACCAAACTGGTAAGAGTCCTGGAAGGTCGTATTATCGACGTAGCAGTAGATATCCGCAAGGGCTCTCCAACCTACGGTAAGGTATTCACCATCGAACTGAGTGCGGAAAACAAAAAGCAGCTGCTGGTACCGAAAGGATTTGCCCACGGCTATTCCGTACTGAGTGAGACCGCAGAAGTGATGTACAAGGTGGATAACTTCTATCATAAAGCCAGTGAAGGTGGTATCATTTACAATGATCCTGCCCTGAACATCGACTGGGGTATTAGTCTGACAGATGCGCTGGTATCAGAAAAAGACGTGATACTACCGACGCTTGAAAACTGCACGCATAACTTTGTTTACAATTCAGATAAGTAA
- a CDS encoding 3-deoxy-D-manno-octulosonic acid transferase, whose protein sequence is MPASTIIYDLGIRGYRAAVGLAATTGNAKARRWVDGRRNWRQSLEQHLPVGGPIVWIHAASLGEFEQGRPVLEAIRQEYPGCKILLTFFSPSGYEVRKDYPGADHVCYLPLDTRQNARDFIRLVRPSLAIFIKYEFWYHMLTALHREKVPVLLVSGIFRPGQLFFKPYGGMFRRLLQQLTYIFVQNKESVQLLEQAGIANVALAGDTRFDRVWALQEENREVPGIAAFIGTRQAIIAGSTWEEDETLLADWWKKQSREGRCLIIAPHEIESAHINKLLALFPAAIPYTDWVKQPGKEGKVLLIDNVGMLSALYRYATVTYVGGGFGKDGIHNILEPATYGKPVVFGPIFHKFPEAAALIAAGGGISIHDLQTLDVQLEKLLQDNDSCLHTGAQAKKYVADNKGATGKVLRYIQEKRFLTRL, encoded by the coding sequence ATGCCGGCAAGCACTATAATATATGATCTGGGAATAAGAGGTTACAGGGCTGCTGTAGGGCTGGCCGCCACTACAGGGAATGCCAAAGCCCGCCGCTGGGTGGATGGTCGCCGCAACTGGCGGCAATCCTTAGAACAGCACCTGCCCGTAGGCGGTCCCATCGTTTGGATACATGCCGCCTCCCTGGGAGAATTTGAACAGGGGCGCCCCGTCCTGGAAGCCATCCGGCAGGAATACCCCGGTTGCAAAATACTGCTGACCTTCTTTTCCCCTTCAGGATATGAGGTCCGTAAAGACTATCCGGGCGCTGATCACGTATGCTATTTACCGTTGGATACCCGGCAGAATGCCCGGGATTTTATCAGACTGGTCAGACCGTCACTGGCCATTTTTATTAAATATGAGTTCTGGTACCATATGCTGACCGCCCTGCACAGGGAAAAAGTGCCGGTGCTGCTGGTATCGGGTATATTCAGGCCCGGACAACTGTTTTTTAAGCCATATGGCGGCATGTTCCGCCGTTTGCTGCAACAGCTGACCTACATTTTTGTGCAGAATAAGGAATCCGTACAATTGCTGGAACAGGCAGGCATTGCGAATGTAGCCCTGGCCGGCGATACCCGCTTTGACAGGGTATGGGCCTTACAGGAAGAGAACAGAGAGGTACCCGGTATCGCTGCGTTTATAGGTACGCGGCAGGCAATTATTGCCGGCAGTACCTGGGAAGAGGATGAAACCTTACTGGCCGACTGGTGGAAAAAACAGTCCCGGGAAGGCCGTTGCCTGATCATTGCACCACATGAAATAGAGTCCGCCCATATCAATAAACTGCTGGCACTGTTTCCAGCGGCTATACCTTATACTGATTGGGTGAAACAACCCGGAAAAGAGGGAAAAGTCTTGCTGATAGATAATGTGGGAATGTTGTCGGCGCTATATCGTTATGCCACTGTCACCTATGTGGGCGGCGGCTTTGGAAAAGACGGTATTCATAATATACTGGAACCCGCCACTTATGGGAAACCGGTGGTATTCGGCCCCATATTCCATAAATTTCCTGAAGCGGCAGCATTGATTGCGGCCGGTGGTGGCATCAGTATTCATGATCTGCAAACCCTTGATGTACAGTTGGAGAAACTCCTGCAGGACAATGATTCCTGTTTGCATACAGGAGCACAGGCAAAAAAATATGTTGCTGATAATAAAGGCGCTACCGGTAAGGTACTACGCTATATTCAGGAAAAACGCTTCTTAACAAGGTTGTAG
- the rfbD gene encoding dTDP-4-dehydrorhamnose reductase: MKNILITGANGQLGQAIKKVTADYPGFNFVYTDFNELDITSEEAVRNFFSQQEIHACVNCAAYTAVDKAESDEEFAFKLNFEAVLNLATICAEYNTQLVHISTDYVFNGQQNVPYVETDDASPNSIYGSSKLRGEGAAIGFNPATIVLRTSWLYSEFGANFVKRMRELMQEKESLNVVFDQTGTPTYAVDLAKVVLTVLTKVWDIPGEYGGVYHYSNEGVTSWYDFAVAIRELTNASCTVAPITSDKYPTAAKRPAYSVLNKEKIKETFGIQIPHWRESLKECIKQL, from the coding sequence ATGAAAAATATTCTGATAACCGGCGCCAATGGCCAGCTGGGACAGGCAATTAAAAAAGTAACTGCGGACTATCCGGGGTTTAACTTCGTATACACAGACTTCAACGAACTGGATATCACCAGTGAAGAAGCTGTCCGCAATTTTTTCTCACAGCAGGAAATACATGCCTGTGTTAACTGCGCAGCATATACTGCTGTGGATAAAGCCGAAAGTGACGAGGAATTCGCCTTCAAACTGAACTTTGAAGCAGTGCTGAACCTGGCTACCATCTGTGCTGAATACAATACGCAGTTAGTACACATCTCTACCGACTACGTATTCAACGGCCAGCAGAATGTGCCATATGTAGAAACAGATGACGCCAGTCCGAACAGCATTTACGGTAGTTCCAAACTGCGTGGTGAAGGTGCTGCCATCGGCTTCAACCCTGCTACGATCGTACTGCGTACTTCCTGGCTGTATTCCGAATTCGGCGCCAACTTCGTAAAACGTATGCGTGAGCTGATGCAGGAAAAAGAAAGTCTGAACGTCGTATTTGACCAGACAGGCACGCCTACTTATGCAGTAGACCTGGCTAAAGTAGTACTGACCGTGCTGACCAAAGTATGGGATATACCTGGCGAATATGGTGGCGTATACCACTATAGCAATGAAGGGGTAACCAGCTGGTATGATTTTGCTGTCGCGATCCGCGAACTGACCAATGCATCCTGCACGGTGGCACCGATCACTTCTGACAAATATCCGACAGCTGCCAAAAGACCTGCATATAGTGTGCTGAACAAGGAGAAAATAAAGGAAACCTTTGGTATTCAAATCCCTCATTGGAGAGAGAGCCTGAAGGAGTGTATTAAACAGCTGTAA
- a CDS encoding AraC family transcriptional regulator, producing the protein MEQKVLYEPFELYVSDMECWEQRPLVYHFFEIVQILEGEGDRITNMNTFPYHKGSIFLFTPRDCRGFDIKTATRFCSIRFSEGFLGKCKTPQDKARIAQWLKQLEHIFFHHNRFQELLVKQPGDCQMIKMLMENMVSEYEQRQPYREENLQHFVTLLLNILARNVADSAAGGNSEELSEPLIDRILLHIRQHIADPEQLRVEQLAALFNLSENYVGEYFRKFTGESLQHYITHYRMKLVQQRLAYSALTVSQIAGELGFTDESHLSRQFRKYNGVSPAKYRKELGIRN; encoded by the coding sequence ATGGAACAGAAAGTACTTTACGAACCTTTTGAATTGTATGTATCAGATATGGAGTGCTGGGAACAGCGACCGCTGGTCTATCATTTCTTTGAGATCGTACAGATACTGGAGGGAGAAGGCGACCGTATCACGAACATGAATACCTTTCCGTATCACAAGGGAAGTATCTTTCTGTTTACGCCAAGGGACTGCCGGGGCTTTGATATAAAAACAGCCACCCGTTTCTGTTCGATCCGTTTTTCAGAAGGCTTTCTGGGTAAATGTAAGACACCACAGGACAAAGCACGTATTGCACAATGGCTGAAACAGCTGGAACATATCTTCTTTCACCATAACCGTTTCCAGGAGTTACTGGTAAAGCAGCCGGGAGATTGCCAGATGATCAAGATGCTGATGGAGAATATGGTCAGTGAATACGAACAGCGGCAGCCTTACCGGGAAGAAAATCTCCAACATTTCGTAACACTGCTATTGAATATACTTGCCCGTAATGTGGCTGACAGTGCGGCTGGCGGCAACAGCGAAGAACTATCTGAACCACTGATAGACAGGATCTTACTACATATCCGGCAACATATTGCCGACCCTGAACAATTAAGGGTTGAGCAGCTGGCCGCTTTATTCAATCTTTCGGAGAATTATGTGGGTGAATATTTCAGGAAGTTCACAGGCGAGAGTCTGCAACATTACATCACACATTACAGGATGAAACTGGTGCAGCAGCGACTGGCCTATAGTGCGCTTACAGTGAGCCAGATTGCGGGTGAGCTGGGATTCACAGATGAAAGTCATCTGAGCCGGCAGTTTAGAAAGTATAATGGGGTGAGTCCGGCGAAGTATAGGAAAGAATTAGGAATTAGGAATTAA